Below is a window of Micromonas commoda chromosome 14, complete sequence DNA.
gcgttTGCGGTTCTTTGGTCGACGGCGGTGTATTGCCCCCTCGCGCATCAGGTGCGCAGATTTTAATTGTATTTCACCGCGTCTCCTCATCACGCTGACAAACCTGAACCCTAAACCCGACGCGCAGGTgtggggcggggacggcgcgttcctccacTCCCTCGGAGCCATCGACTTCGCGGGCGGCATCGTCGTGCACGTGAGCTCCGGCGTTTCCGGCTTGACTGTGGCGTCGATGATCGGTAAAAGAACCGGCTACCCGCTGATACCCAAAGCCCCGCACTCGCTCGTGCTGACCCACATCGGAGCGAGCCTCCTGTGGGTCGGATGGTTCGGGTTCAACGCCGggtcgagcaccgccgcggattTCATCGCCGGCCAGGCGATGCTCGTCACGCAaatcgcgagcgccgccggagTCGTCGGGTGGACCGCCGTCGAGTTATCATGCTACGGCCGCCCCTCCAGCCTCGGCATGGTctccggcgccatcgccggcctcgtcggcgtgacCCCAGCCTCGGGTTCCatcggcgcgatgggcgccatctgcgtcggcgtcgtctccggagCCGCCTGCTTCAACTTTTGCACCTACGTCAAGGAAGCGATCGGTACCTACGACGATTCCCTCGACGTCTTCGGTGAGTTTGTTTTAATTTTTGTACCAGGAACGGGCAAATAGATTGACGTGCTTTGTTTTAAACAGGGatccacggcgtcggcggcgtcgtcggcgcgttgcTCACCGCGGTGTGGTGCGCGCCGGacctcgggggcgcgggattcggcgagatcgtcctccgcggcggcgaggtcaaGCCGATTCGCGAGATCGGGACGCAGCTCGGGGTTCAGGCTGTCTCCATCGCGTACGCCGTCTGCTGGAGCGTCGCGGCTACTGTTTTGGCCGTTAAGTTTATCGACGTGTGCCACGGCGGCTAccacctccgcctgcgccgcctcagTCACGTGCGATCGAcgcccaaggaggaggaagccggcCTGGACGACGCTTACTTCGCCGAGAGCGCCTACAACTTCGCGCCGCAGGACATGCAAATCTCGGTTGAGGTCGGGCCGCTACGCGGACGCAAGGGCCACGGCCTCTCCCTCTATtacaccgacgacgagggcacgCGACACCCCATCGGCTtcagcggcgacgctcaGGACCCGGACGATCCCTCGCAAAGagacgcgatggcgaggatgaacgacgccgcgaggcccCACGCGTTGTCCGACGCAGTCGCCAACGCCCTTTGGTCGGGGGGCGGCACCGTGAAcattcgccgcgagcggggcggcgacggcaaggTCACCGCCGAGCACATCAGCGTGACGCCGGGTGAGAGCCGCGAGGGGACGGTGcggggcggggaggacgcggcgtgagcggcggGCGGACGGGGGAGGATGCGAACGAAAcgaacgagcgcgggggctgCGCGCGATGATGACCCCCGGGCCGATGACAGCCTGTACCTCCCTCGCACACCAACGCGGAAACCACGTGAGGCTCATGCATGAGAACACTGAAGTTCCTTTGGTGTCGTATAACTCGGGCAGATACGATACCAAAGGAACACGGTGCATCGCGTAGCTAGTGATTAACCGCTTCGTTGTTGTGCGAGGGAGGTTCGATGGTTCATCGCGCGCAGAGCCGCGCCATACACGAGGACGACTGTTTTCTGATGAAAATTCTTGATACATCGGTTAAAAGGAACAGACTTTCGCCTCGCTGGGAACGCTGGGAAAATGGACTACTGATACacctcacgccgccgccacgccgtTCCAATCCTCGTTCCCGGGCAACACCGGCGAGGACTCGTCCCAGCTCCCGCCCACGCCCCGGTTCTTCGGGATCTTCGCCCTCGTCCGGATgtccgagctcgtcgtggtGGCGAACATGAGCTTGAGCCGGTACACCaacccgacccgccgcgccctcagCCACCGCCCGAgactcgacgtcgaccacGCCCGGCCGATCGTGAGCTGCCACACCAGCAGCGCCATCTTGGACGCCTGCGCGACGTGTTCGCGCATCGGGACCGCCTTGAGGCCGTCCATCAGCATCGTCCGCATGACGCCGTCGGTGGCGAGCATCTTGGCGCCGTCAGTCGCGAGCTCCACCATCGTGGATACCGGCAGGCTCacgccgccctgcgcgccaATCTCCGCCATCTTGaccagctccgcgagcctcTCCCACTCGAACCTCCCCTTGACGATGACGACCCTGAGCAGTCGCATCCGAAGGTTCGGGTCCGGGTCCGTCAGCAGGCGCCTGGCGACGTAAGGAAACGCAGCCTCCAAAAAGTTAAAGTTGGGATCCAGCGTCAAACAGATGTTCTCCTGCGTGAGAAGCGCGCGGATGACGAGCGAGAACCGCTCGGGGACGCGGATCGGGTACAGGTACAGCAGCTTGTTGAACTCCCGCGTGAGCCCGCGGAACGAGAAGTTTCCAgtcgccgccatctcgcCCAGCATCTCCCCGCTCCAAGCCTGCGCCAGTCCCTCCGCGATTGGCTTGACGTCCGTGCCCTCCTGCAGGAAACCGAGGTTCTCGAGGCACTCCGCGAGGCCCTCGTAGTCCCCGTTCATCACGTGcaccacggcgtcgatgatGTTCTCCTGGTTGTTTCGAGAAATCTCCGCGACGTTACCAAAGTCCACGTACGCAATGTCGCCGCTGGGTAACGCGAGGACGTTGCCCGGGTGGGGATCTCCGTGGAAGAGTCCAAAGTCGAGGAGCTGACGCAGCCCGCTCTCGACGCCGTTCTGGAGGAAAAtgcgcagcgcggcgtcgtcctcgaacgcgccctccgcggtgcACCTCGTTCCCTCCTGCCAGTCCATCACGAGAACCCGTGGGGACGACAGATGGCCGTAGACGCCCGGGATGTGCACCGAGGGATCATCGGCGAAATTGCGCTTGAAATCTCGCAGGTTGTTCGCCTCCTGGACGAAatcgagctcctccaggAGCTTCTCGGCgaactcgtcgacgagcaggGTGGCGGTGCATCCGATGTTCTCGCGGCACCAGTCGTCGAAGatgcgctccgcggcggttcgcagGATCCACAGGTCCAAGATGACCTGCGGCCGCGTCCCCGGCCTGAGGATCTTCACCGCCACCTCCGTGCCGTCCATCAGCGTCGCCTTGTACACCTGCCCGatggaagccgccgcgacgggctccgGCGTGATCACCTTGaacacctcggcgacgggccgcCCGAGGTCCTCCTCCATGATCTtgaacgcctcggcggaTGGAAACGGCGGCACGCGATCTTGCAGCTTGGTCAGCTCCTCcatcacctcctcctccacgagGTCCGGGCGGTTCGCCAGGTTCTGGCCGAGCTTGACGAACAGGGGTCCGAGGGACGTGAGCGTGTTCTTGAGCTCGGTGGCGTAACGCGTGCCtccgtcctccgcgtcgagttTCATGAGCGACTCCTTGCGGgagaagagcgcggcgaatTTTgacacgacgacggcgccccgccgggcgagggcgacgggggtctcgagcgcctcctttCGGATGGCCTCCGGATCGTAGCGGCGCTTGAGCACGCAGAAATTCTGCTCCATGTCGAGCTGCTCCCAGGCCTCGGTCTCGctgcgctcgtcgcgcacctTCTCGCGCTTGGCGCGAGGATCCTTCGGGCGCCTGAGCACCGTCCCGTCACCGGCGCTCACCACCACGAAGCCATCCTCCAAGccgttcgcgggcgccgcgggctttGGCTCGACGGGAGCgtcgtcggccgccgcggatgaagACGTGGACGTCTCGGGTTCGGACACGGCGgtctccacggcgccgcgggtggcgacgcggcgccggaagtcgacgcgcgcgtggggagGAGGATGCAGCGGTTTGACGCTCGCACGggcgctcctcccgcggTGATCGGACGTCCGCCCGAGTCGACGGTCGACGCCCCGatggacggggcgcgcgagggataCGCGCATCCCGGCGGTGACGCCTGTCACCGTCATTGTCGACGCGTGCGCTGCGATATGACCCAAGTGCGATGCGTCCGGGTCGATGCGCGCTGTCGCAGTGCTTCCGACGCCGTGAGTCAGATGAAGGCAACTTCCGCGGGCACCCTGCTCCAGCCTGGACCTCATGTGGATTCCACGGTCTAATTTTGTATGGAGTTTCTTGAGTCGGCGCTGCAGAAGATTTTCCAAGCTTATCTTCGTGGTGTGTGTCATGCGTTCGGCTCCGTTTCCCGCGAAAAAAACATCCCGAACAGATCTCGTACGCGTACCAGTCAGATGAGAAACATTTTTAAAAGCAAACTCGATTTTTTGAGGCCATTTTATGACTCGTGCACTGTGGTTGACGGGAGCTTCCGCAAAAGACGGGAAATAAATGAACCGCGCCGTTTTCCTCCCGACAAACCTAACAATCTCGCGAACCGGCTCACTctctcgacgcgcggcggtaCCCCTCGGTACATCCGCACTCGAGTCAAAATCTCTCGGCGATACACCGCACAGTCATCGTTCCATCCGTGCGTCTCGCATCCGTACGCTAAACGTCAGCCATGGCATCGACGCAGGCTGTTCAGGCGATGGCCTGCCACGTCGGCGGACGGCCCGGGCTGTTGTCGTTCCGCCGGGGGTCCATGGCGGGCTCGTccctcgggcgcgcggcggttcgatccgacgcgggcgtcgacgcgttcgcacgcggcgtcggggagaTAACCGCGCAGGAGGGCCAGCGCGGTCGCGGCAGAGGTGCGCATCCTCGGCCCGAGGCTCCCGCCCGAACCGCCAGCTGGATGCCCCCGCAAAACACACTTTTTCCCCCACCGTCTAGGTTTCCGGCCCGTTCGCCCCACCGCGCCCCACGCGGCGGCCCCGTCTGACCCACGAACCCCCCGATTCGATCCCCAcaggaggcggccgcggcggcggcaggggcaGGGGCAGGGGCAGGGGCaggggccgcggcggacgcggcttCAAGCTCCGCCAATCCTCCGACGGCAAATCCCACCTGGGCACCACGCTCCGCTACCAGGACAACAAGCCGTTCCCGGAccacctcgcgacgtcgccggcgtacCCCGACGCGCTCACCTCACCCATCGATCCGTCCcccggcggcctcgtcgacgacgccccgatAAAGTTCCTGcccctcggcggcctcggcgagatCGGCATGAACTGCGCGCTCGTGGGAACGGAGAACCGATACGtgctgctcgacgcgggccTCATGTTCCCCGAccacgaggagctcggcatcCAGAAGGTGCTACCCGACGTCTCGTTcctcgcgcgatggagggACAAGGTGGAGGCTGTGCTCATCACGCACGGGCACGAGGACCACATCGGCGCGTTGCCGTGGGTcatccccgcgctcgacccCGACACTCCGGTGTACGCCGGTCTCTTCACCATGCAGCTCATACAGCGACGGATGAAGGAGTTCAACCTGTGGGGGGACGGGAGCAGGTTCAAGGTGATCGACATGGGGGAGAGGTTCGACGCGGGGCCCTTCGAGATGGAGGCGGTCAGGGTCACGCACTCCATCCCGGATTGCTGCGGTTTGATCTTTCggtgcgccgcgggcaccgtgGTGCACACCGGCGACTGGAAGATCGACGAGAACCCCGTGGACGGGCTGAACTTCGACCGGGAACagttcgagcgcgtcggcaaAGAGGGCGTGACGCTCATGATGTCCGACAGCACCAACGTCCTGTCCCCGGGACGGACGATAAGCGAGTCGCTGATCCGCGACTCGATGGTTCAAAAAGTTTTGGGTCACAACGGCAGGATCATCACCACGCAGTTCGCGTCCAAC
It encodes the following:
- a CDS encoding ammonium transporter channel family (One of six ammonium transporters in NOUM17 genome) — its product is MTAVAAYVLGVSSSAPARKLLQIPLIPGDVVDTPQDQLPTADTSEGVESLASAFDSGDTAWMLTSTALVLLMAIPGLALFYGGLVRPKNVLNAASNVFATVAIVTLVRHFRDKNVWVLWGYSIAFSDVEMEKGRYNLHSFFGSLTNGGLTGVSLFSSTGNYPASIFVTFHCMFACITTALITGAFAERMKLTAAWAFAVLWSTAVYCPLAHQVWGGDGAFLHSLGAIDFAGGIVVHVSSGVSGLTVASMIGKRTGYPLIPKAPHSLVLTHIGASLLWVGWFGFNAGSSTAADFIAGQAMLVTQIASAAGVVGWTAVELSCYGRPSSLGMVSGAIAGLVGVTPASGSIGAMGAICVGVVSGAACFNFCTYVKEAIGTYDDSLDVFGIHGVGGVVGALLTAVWCAPDLGGAGFGEIVLRGGEVKPIREIGTQLGVQAVSIAYAVCWSVAATVLAVKFIDVCHGGYHLRLRRLSHVRSTPKEEEAGLDDAYFAESAYNFAPQDMQISVEVGPLRGRKGHGLSLYYTDDEGTRHPIGFSGDAQDPDDPSQRDAMARMNDAARPHALSDAVANALWSGGGTVNIRRERGGDGKVTAEHISVTPGESREGTVRGGEDAA
- a CDS encoding predicted protein, which gives rise to MRSRLEQGARGSCLHLTHGVGSTATARIDPDASHLGHIAAHASTMTVTGVTAGMRVSLARPVHRGVDRRLGRTSDHRGRSARASVKPLHPPPHARVDFRRRVATRGAVETAVSEPETSTSSSAAADDAPVEPKPAAPANGLEDGFVVVSAGDGTVLRRPKDPRAKREKVRDERSETEAWEQLDMEQNFCVLKRRYDPEAIRKEALETPVALARRGAVVVSKFAALFSRKESLMKLDAEDGGTRYATELKNTLTSLGPLFVKLGQNLANRPDLVEEEVMEELTKLQDRVPPFPSAEAFKIMEEDLGRPVAEVFKVITPEPVAAASIGQVYKATLMDGTEVAVKILRPGTRPQVILDLWILRTAAERIFDDWCRENIGCTATLLVDEFAEKLLEELDFVQEANNLRDFKRNFADDPSVHIPGVYGHLSSPRVLVMDWQEGTRCTAEGAFEDDAALRIFLQNGVESGLRQLLDFGLFHGDPHPGNVLALPSGDIAYVDFGNVAEISRNNQENIIDAVVHVMNGDYEGLAECLENLGFLQEGTDVKPIAEGLAQAWSGEMLGEMAATGNFSFRGLTREFNKLLYLYPIRVPERFSLVIRALLTQENICLTLDPNFNFLEAAFPYVARRLLTDPDPNLRMRLLRVVIVKGRFEWERLAELVKMAEIGAQGGVSLPVSTMVELATDGAKMLATDGVMRTMLMDGLKAVPMREHVAQASKMALLVWQLTIGRAWSTSSLGRWLRARRVGLVYRLKLMFATTTSSDIRTRAKIPKNRGVGGSWDESSPVLPGNEDWNGVAAA